In Amblyraja radiata isolate CabotCenter1 chromosome 30, sAmbRad1.1.pri, whole genome shotgun sequence, a single window of DNA contains:
- the LOC116989808 gene encoding suppressor APC domain-containing protein 2-like, translated as MKELERERDALLHGLEMVDRTRVWYLQQIHGVKGRQDQAKRGFGDTDRPIDSRPNRACLLLAKIQEVNSCLSDLISTPGQTQYIHHPANVLPGKVTGIHRQSVGTLQEQNRLLTKELSVKSGRITALEMERAALIKRLIDVQNQGFSESSCEGSTII; from the exons ATGAAggagctggagagggagagagacgccCTCTTGCACGGCCTGGAGATGGTGGATCGCACACGAGTCTGGTACTTGCAGCAGATCCACGGAGTGAAGGGGAGACAAGACCAGGCCAAGAGGGGCTTCGGAGACACC GATCGCCCCATCGACTCTCGGCCCAACCGAGCATGTCTTCTCTTGGCCAAGATCCAGGAAGTCAACTCCTGCCTCAGCGACCTCATATCCACCCCTGGACAG ACGCAGTACATCCATCATCCCGCCAACGTGCTTCCCGGGAAGGTGACCGGGATCCACCGGCAGTCAGTCGGCACGTTGCAGGAACAGAACCGCCTGTTGACCAAG GAATTGTCCGTAAAGAGCGGGCGGATCACGGCTCTGGAGATGGAGAGGGCGGCTCTGATCAAGCGGCTGATCGATGTGCAGAACCAAGGCTTCTCGGAGTCCAGTTGTGAAGGCTCCACCATCATCTAG